The Gossypium hirsutum isolate 1008001.06 chromosome A13, Gossypium_hirsutum_v2.1, whole genome shotgun sequence nucleotide sequence aaaaattaagaaatagATCATTTTTATTAGATACCGATGACACATGATAAAAACGTTTTTATTACCTgtataaaaatctatttatttacttaaatttcaaatcaaacgAATTATTCCCATAATTATCAATTAAAAGTGGCATATATGCCTAAACCTCTTAATTAGATCGAGGACAAAAATGTttaataagaatttaaaatttaaaaatgttaacCAACATGAATTAAGGGGTAAGGGCAACATGGTAAATAAGCGAAAGTGGTGTTACAAATTtggaaaattcaaaacaaaaaacgAAACTGATAGGCGGGAGGGACAGGGTGTACACTATAAATAGAGGCGTTGGAGGCCGTTTCCCCACCACGTACTAGACAGCTGGCCTTGAATCTTCtctctttataaatttttaaaaaaatttagacgAAATATCAAAAACAACACAAAAACcagaagaaaataaggagaaaggCTAACGAAGAAGGAGGGAAGAAATATTAGTGCTAAATTACCTGCACTAAGAACTACAAAAATAAGGATTTGAGGATTCTAAGTGGACTTTCTCGTCTTTGCAATTTTCTCGAGAAAATTTCCCCTCGATTGATTCTTTTTTTGTTTGAGGTATGGACGCGAATGCtttagttatattttaattattatcttgtttttttttccctttttttttggtttgattCGCGTTTTGCTAGTTGAAGTGTTGTTGCTCTGTCTGGTTGGCGAGAAACGGAAGGAAAATTCTAGATGttgcttttgaaaaaaaaaaaaggttctgAGTGATGGTTAGGTGTCATAGGAgagttgtttttcttttcttagcAACCAAATACAGCTCAAAATGGTTAggtttttccttctttctttagAATGTCTGTTTCTCCGTCGTCTTTTCTTGTGATTTAGTGAAACGGAGGGTCGAAACGGGGAAACGTAAAAGATTCTTGAAAGAATGCTCTGTTCTGTATTATAACGGATAAGGAAGCTGATATGCGTTCATGAattgtttgctttttttttttatctctattcttttatttttaaactttttttggctttttgttatttaaaatatttttacagcttagatctgtttcttttttttttttggctgttCTGCTTCGTTTGTGGCATATTTACTGTGGTGCGCTGTTAAATTATTTCGTTTTTTAAGAAGATTTAAAACGATGGTTTCTTTGTAGAAATGAATAACTTGATTTTTCAAATATATGTTTTTTGGTTATACTATTGAGAAAACTAAATTGGTAATTTGTGATGTtgcattgaattattgaatatgtGAACATTAGAGTCATAATTTGAGGATTTTGTAATTATCTGCATTTGTTAACGCGACTTTTGGAAATATTCTGATTCTCTATTATAATATGTGATACAGTGCAGAATGCAGCAGATGCTTTTCTAAAAAGCTTGCACGTCGTAAAAGAGGGAATTTGAtcatagttaattttaatttataaaaacatgGTTGCCACTGCTGCTACATCCTCATTCTTTCCGGTCACTCCATCGCCAGACTCCTCTGACTCGAAAAAGAAAAGGCTTGGAAATGGATCAATTAACCTCGGAGGTATCAAGTCGAAAACTTCTTCTTCTGGAAACTTGCAAGTCAAGGCAAATGCTCAAGCCCCTCCAAAAATAAACGGAACCAAAGTCGTTACACCTCCGGCGGAAGTTTTCAAGAACGAAGATGGTGTCAGTTTCCATCCTCCGAGGACGTTTATCAATCAGTTGCCTGATTGGAGCATGCTTCTTGCTGCTATCACAACCGTTTTCTTGGCTGCTGAGAAGCAGTGGATGATGCTTGATTGGAAGCCGAAGCGACCTGACATGCTTATTGATCCATTTGGTATAGGAAAGATTGTTCAGGATGGTCTTGTTTTCCGTCAGAACTTCTCGATTAGGTCTTATGAGATAGGTGCTGATCAGACAGCTTCCATAGAGACAGTAATGAATCATTTACAGGTTCGGTTTTTGTTACTTGGCTAGGATGTTTGAACAGTTTAaggaattataatttatatttattgattCTTCACGTGGAGGTTTGGCTAAGAATGATTTCTAATTAATATATCTTTCTTTTTGGCAGGAAACAGCACTTAATCATGTTAGAAGTGCTGGACTGCTTGTAGATGGTTTTGGTTCAACCCCAGAGATGTGCAAGAAGAATCTAATATGGGTTGTCACTCGGATGCAAGTCGTGGTTGATCGCTATCCTACTTGGTAAGATGTACTTTCTTGCTCATAGGTTTCTCGTATAGCAACAATTCATGATAAGCCACTTCTTGCTTACCATGTGGTTGAATGTGATGTTACTAAAACTTGTGTTTTGCTGCTAGTTGGTGTAGCTCTTGAAAATTGAATTTCACGAATAGTAGTTTTCTTGCTTGGATGATACATAAACTGCTATGGGCAAGCTTAACTCTTACATTGGACTTATTTGTGTCTTTCTTGCAGGGGTAATGTTGTTCAAGTAGATACTTGGGTCAGTGCATCCGGAAAGAATTGCATGCGAAGGGATTGGCTTGTAAGAGATAGTAAAACTGGTGAAGTTCTAACAAGAGCTTCAAGGTAAGCCATTGTGTGGCTGGTTTTTGTTCTTACCTTTAAACAAACGATGCATTGATCTTCTGACTCCGGCATGAAAATATCTCGCATTCATTGTATATTATCATGATATATAGTCTGAAGCTCGTTTTCTCCTTAAAAGATGGAAATAGGGGTAGCCTAAATCAAATATCTTTGCTAAATCTTTGCATATTCGTTTTGCAATCATTTGCAAAACCATTGCTCGATACGCGGTTGAGATTTTGGTTTCCCAGGCAACATAGAATGATTGTTCTTTTTATCTATGTTTATTGATTCctctgttttgattttggttttggtgATCTGCAGTATCTGGGTGATGATGAATAAAGTGACTAGAAGGTTATCTAAAATGCCAGAAGAGGTCCGAGGGGAAATAGAACCTTATTTCATGAATTCTGAACCTGTTGTTGCTGAGGATAGCCGTAAATTAGTGAAACTCAATGACAGCAGTGCAGAATTTGTACGAAAAGGTTTAACTGTAAGTCCAGCTGCTCTTATCACTCATGGTTTCGGTTGTCACCACTTATAAGCATTCTTATTGAAAGTTTATGTCTAATTTGCAGCCTAAATGGAGTGATTTGGATGTCAACCAGCATGTCAATAATGTGAAGTACATCGGCTGGATCCTCGAGGTACATAACAATTTAACCGtcttaaatttttaacatttgtTTCATATACCTGTGGTTCCAAGGAAGAACTTGCTTCGGCTCTAGAAAAATTCGAACTGATAAACCGCATTTATTATCCAACCTAAAAGCAAAAGTTATTTTCTGTACATTCCTTTAAAGTGTTTAAGTTGCATTCATTGATGAATACAAATCATTTGCCGAATTCTTTGCATTCCCTTAGATGTTTCCTTGGAACCAGTAGCTTCCCACTAAGAAACCGCGGTTTAGGAACTCGATGCTCGGAATCTGATTTATGCAGTATTATTTCTCCTGATTTTCACCAATTTTACATGCATTTTAATCGGAAAACTAATACTGGCTGCAGAGTGCTCCATTGCCAATCTTGGAGACTCATGAACTATCCTCTATGACACTGGAGTATAGGAGGGAGTGTGGTAGGGACAGCGTGCTGCAGTCACTAACTGCTGTGTCCGACAATGGTACTGATGAGATCGAGTGCCAGCACTTGCTTCGTCTCGAAGATGGGTCCGAGGTCACGAGAGGGAGGACCCAGTGGAGGCCAAAGAATGCCAAAATTTCTGGGAATGTGGGGCAAATTCCAGCTGATACTGCCTAGAAATCCAAGTGTTCTTCCGAGTTATATATGTTTCTATATTTTTTCATGTATGTATTTATCAAtgtagtatatatgtatgtagCTTCACTGTATctctcttattttattctttctttatctcTCTCAACCTTTTATTCATTGAATCAAGAAAACTGTCCAAGGAAATTAGGAGCAGACCATGCCAGAGAAGCATATGTAGttattctttattgttttattatgtaGTTATCATGTGATgtgcattttaattttttttattagattgccattttttttaaagttaataacaGAAGTAAAAGCCTAAATAAGTATTTCTTATAAATATCATATGGTATAATGTCATTATACTAACCTAGAGTGTAATGATTTCCTTACTATTTATAATCAAGTGTTACAGTTAAAACATTTGATGTCTTTGATAATTTTGTGTTATGATTAAAACACGAATCTATACAAATTTATTAATGATAaatatatgatataaaatatatcaCACATAAACACGTAAATTTATGGATGGATGTATGTAATAATTTTACATAACTCAAAGATCTTTTATCTTATAACAATCAATTTAACATACTACAATTTGTTTATGgattatcattaaataaaactaatattGAAATTAAAGAAGTCTACAATTaaatcgattgagtcttaattcaatTAATATCGACATAGTTGCCAGTGCAAGAAGACGTGGGTTGTGCACTAAAACATATTATTCTGTTATTTAAGAGTTGGAGAGGGGCTACAAGTAGTTGTAAATATCGTATCAAACAAAGCAAATATGATAAGAATCTATAATtgagtattatttatttattaatttttgttttatgattttatttaaggaaacttaatagtattttttatattattggtAGAATTTTTTAGCTTCACtcacaaaataaattttatatttgacaTGTTTTTATAGTTGATTTTTTTACAAACCAAAACAAATGGATAATTTACAACCAACTATTAAAACCAGTCTTAAAATTGAAGTATAATTAAGGagcaatttattaataattaaggaGCAATTAAGGAGCAACTTTCGTGAAGATCTTGGTGTTTATTTACTaccactttatttattttttggtttaaaaCTGTTGCTATGCgagattaattattaatttgtctgagactatttttattataaaatttaaagatcACGTTGATTTAAACgtatttaagtatatattaaattaagattatgagttgattatttaggaattgtaaaaaaatgtgtatatatatttagaaagAGTTAGCGTTGGGCCTCGGCCCAAAACCTTACGTGGTGAAGCCACCGCCAGAAACCGGGCTTGTTATTTGATTTGCGAGGTTAAAATGGAGGAAAAAAAAAGATTCTCATACTACTAATACGAAAGCGACACGTCGCCGACATTCCAGCATTTGGCACCTGCGTGTCGGAGATTCATTTCTTGCGTTGACTTTAAAAGTTTGGACATCTTGGTCCTACTTTATCTTTCATTTGACCTTCTTACCCTGCTTTTTAACTTTCTTACCTATATGGACTAAAGTAAATTTGTGTATCTAATTTTCTTTTAACCTAAtttctataaaaataatttatttttaagaattattGAGAATAAATGcattttttagtaaattatttttttatttcatttttcaaataaatgATTTCTTATGAAACACATACTAAAAATAGTATATCATGAGACACTCACAACAATGCgagtgaaaaataaattttatgtaaaaaattttaaaaaataataataaggttttgattgaaatggtaaacttaaagtttaaaaaattcgAATATCTCTTAACTTCAAAtatcaaattcacatttattttggatttaaatttgagtttttttatataaaaatataaaaaaatcataataatatttattagttattttaaaatttaaaatcttaattctttaatcaaattaatatcGACTTGACAATATTAActcaataaaattattaaataatagtataaaaatgTAAAGTTTTCATAATtagttacaaataaaaaaataaaagtttgatattataaaaaatataaatactaatttaaataaaaaacttcatagatttttttccaatattttaaaaacattaaaaccctaaaaataatatCTCGTGTTTAAAAAGATCATTAAtcctaaaaattgatttttttatattctattgTTCTTTTGGATGAActcatataatatattattaaattatgctatgttcattaaaaattatataataaaaatatttattaaaaaactgtattaaatatattttaaataaagtaCTAAAATTTATGGTAactttaattcaaatattattatgtgcaattttattataaattttaatgatttataaaaatataaaaataaataatattttaagttaaaagATTTTGGGTAAATTAAATTTCTGAACTGACttaaattaaaccctaaacccacaaATTTAGTAAAATGACAGTTGACATTAAATTCagaatttaaatttagataatttaatatttttcattataaaaaaatataacataacatgaaattaaatatttttcacatttatttcTGTTTGTTTTGACTTACAAAATCAAGTGGTTGAAAgagaattgattaattaatgtctatAATAATGCCAAAATTCATTTATAAGaaaaattttcttagtataacCTAAAGATTCTCTTTAATTAACCATGATTTCATTCACAAATACTCAAAGAGATGAACTATAATTGTGCTATAAGACAACATGTCCCAAACTTAATCATTAGTTTCCTAATTATTATTATCaccattattatatttataattattaaacccCCAAAAATAATGTATAATGACCTTTTTTAGTCCTTTAACTTTACAAAAAGGTCATTTTAGTCCTCCATTTAGTTTTTCACCTcttttagtctttaaacttgtattttttgtcaaatcacccaaaatgaatgaaaaatttaatgttttttaactATGCTGATGTGCCATACACGTGGAAAACATGTaagcatttaatttatttttaaaaattataaaaattatttttaaaatttaaaaagtgtaaaaaatataaaaactaaatatttaaaaaagataattaaatgttgacgTGTTATTCACATATATGCccatcaacaaagttaaaaaagttaacttttccattcattttgggtgatttgacaaaaaacatAAGCTTAAgggttaaaaaagataaaaaataaaatggagagctaaaatgaattttttataaagttggagggtcaaataagttattataccaaaaaataaaaacacatattGTCCTTCTGGGAAAATGCCATATTCATCATTCAAAGAACCTAAACTACTGATCTTACATGGAGAGATCCAATACCTGCAAACTAATCTCTTTTTCATCACTTTCAAACTCAAAACTCTAACCCCATCTCTTCCCTAACCTTAAAACTACTGAAAAAAGAATCTAAAATGCTGTTCTTTGTCTAaagtttaaactttttttttttcatttctttttcactTCCTTCTTTGTTTTAAAAACCCTTTTGACAGCTCAATAAATACAGGTATATTTATTCTTGGCTTAGCTGCATGATTGGTTTATTTGTTGGTCCTTTTGGGTCCAAATGTTTACCTAAATTTAGAAGCTTGATGATGACATTTTGTGTTGTTAGTTAAAAGttgctatttttttttataaatgagaTCTGGGTTTTTTCCCCTTTTGGAGTAAAGCTTGTGGTTTGGTGTTAGATCTTTGGTGATTTTACTCTTTTGTTTTCACTTATTGTTTACCAGAtctgaaatttatatgaaaatttcctATCATGAAACAagattctatcttttttttttcttttatagttttaTCACAATAATGCTGCTATTAGGTCCTTGTTGGTTTCTAAAGTTTATGACTTTTGTTTATGGAGAACTTAGTTTTCAAGTGATATAGTAGCAAAGTGAGTGCTTTTGCTTGATTTCTGCCAATTTTGAAGGCTAGCTGGTTTTGGATAATTGCTTTACtgaattttctttatgtttttcatttatttcatcagctTTATATGGCTAAAAGCTTATTTTTCTAGCATCTGGTAGTTGGGATTTCCCCAATTTTTTAGTTGCTGCATTGAGTATTATGCTTGTTGTTTAAAGCCTGTTAATAATCTTAGCATGGTTTCTCATACTGGATATCGAATCGATATGATTGAAAATATTGGAAGTGAATCCATTTCTTGCTAGATTATCATTACTGTATAAAATCTTCATGTTTTTTAATCCATTTTTGAATCCTTTTTTTCACTTACAGTTTAGAATTTCATTAACAGATCTAGTCACTGTAAGTCTGAAACTGTTGAAATCTGATTCGGGACGTTTGTGTTGCTGGAAGTTGATATATTGTCATCATGATCAAACAAATTCTAAGAAAACTTCCACGCAAGTCGCAAAAATCTGACTCGTTAGATTCGGCTGGAAATGATTCAGACAACCATGCTTCTAACTCGGATGATGGAGTTCAATGTACAAATTTTGGGAATAAAATATCAAGTCGATTACGTGTGGTTAAACGGGTGTCCTCAGCTGTTTTTCCTGCTAGCATTATGGCTGGAGTGGAGGCAGTTGAGCCAAATCTGTCTTTCAATAATGTTTCAAATCCACAGAAACCGAACCTGTTTATCAGTAAATTGAACCTCTGCTGCGAG carries:
- the LOC107938815 gene encoding palmitoyl-acyl carrier protein thioesterase, chloroplastic-like, which translates into the protein MVATAATSSFFPVTPSPDSSDSKKKRLGNGSINLGGIKSKTSSSGNLQVKANAQAPPKINGTKVVTPPAEVFKNEDGVSFHPPRTFINQLPDWSMLLAAITTVFLAAEKQWMMLDWKPKRPDMLIDPFGIGKIVQDGLVFRQNFSIRSYEIGADQTASIETVMNHLQETALNHVRSAGLLVDGFGSTPEMCKKNLIWVVTRMQVVVDRYPTWGNVVQVDTWVSASGKNCMRRDWLVRDSKTGEVLTRASSIWVMMNKVTRRLSKMPEEVRGEIEPYFMNSEPVVAEDSRKLVKLNDSSAEFVRKGLTPKWSDLDVNQHVNNVKYIGWILESAPLPILETHELSSMTLEYRRECGRDSVLQSLTAVSDNGTDEIECQHLLRLEDGSEVTRGRTQWRPKNAKISGNVGQIPADTA